From Erigeron canadensis isolate Cc75 chromosome 8, C_canadensis_v1, whole genome shotgun sequence, one genomic window encodes:
- the LOC122578914 gene encoding protein DETOXIFICATION 29-like has protein sequence MLNNEISIYSRSSTLHVEILFERRSGLVIIHLIFANIHYPHVHLMENDQQQPLLSGDTCRNNYTHLPAAASDSSQKGEEEVDVQINGVGDFCREVYMESKRLWYLAGPAIFASFCQYTIGATTQLFAGQLGTLQLAAVSVENSVIANFSYSILSGMGSALETLCGQAYGARKIEMLGLYLQRSWIILNTTALALTFTFIFGVSILRLLGQTAAIATAAGSFAVLMIPQLFAYATVIPISKFLQSQCNIMPIALIALVAVVSHVFLSWVFIVKLGWGLTGAAVVLDGSWWFIALAQVTYVLWGSCGQAWSGFTWKAFSNLKGFIHISFTTAIMFCLESWYVMSLVLFAGNFQNAEASVDALSVCINILGWACMVSLGLNVAVSVRVSNELGYRRPKTARLSVIVVTLNSLLIGALFTTLLLVYKKQYPAYFTNSNEVMQLVEELTLLLGASIVIYNTVSVLSGVAIGAGWQSAVAFMNIGSYICVGIPLSLLLGFKFDMGVKGIWYGLVSGASVQCFLLFLMVFRTNWNEEANIAEDRIQRWGGETRVKEIDEEGKATKW, from the exons ATGCTCAACAAtgaaatatctatatattcgAGATCGAGTACACTGCACGTGGAAATTTTATTTGAACGGAGGAGCGGCCTAGTTATAATTCACCTCATATTTGCAAATATACATTATCCACACGTACACCTCATGGAGAATGATCAGCAGCAGCCACTTCTCTCCGGTGATACCTGCCGGAATAACTACACACACTTACCGGCGGCGGCGTCTGACTCATCTCAAAAAGGTGAAGAAGAAGTAGATGTGCAGATAAATGGAGTGGGAGATTTTTGTAGGGAGGTCTATATGGAGTCTAAAAGACTATGGTATCTGGCCGGACCAGCTATCTTTGCCTCCTTTTGCCAATACACCATCGGTGCCACCACCCAACTCTTCGCCGGACAACTCGGAACCTTGCAACTAGCTGCCGTCTCCGTCGAGAACTCCGTCATTGCTAACTTTTCTTACTCCATTTTG TCTGGGATGGGAAGTGCATTAGAGACACTATGTGGCCAAGCTTATGGAGCGCGCAAAATCGAAATGTTGGGACTCTACCTACAAAGATCGTGGATCATTCTCAACACGACTGCGTTGGCCCTCACATTTACCTTCATATTTGGCGTCTCAATCCTGCGCCTACTTGGCCAGACCGCTGCTATAGCTACAGCTGCTGGAAGCTTTGCTGTTTTGATGATACCACAACTATTTGCTTACGCTACTGTGATCCCGATATCCAAATTCTTGCAATCACAATGCAACATTATGCCTATAGCATTGATTGCATTGGTGGCTGTTGTCAGCCATGTGTTTTTGAGTTGGGTATTCATCGTGAAGCTTGGGTGGGGACTAACAGGTGCGGCGGTGGTTCTTGATGGATCCTGGTGGTTCATAGCCCTGGCTCAAGTGACTTATGTGTTGTGGGGTTCGTGTGGTCAAGCTTGGTCTGGTTTTACTTGGAAAGCTTTTAGTAATCTCAAGGGGTTCATTCATATTTCGTTTACCACAGCAATTATGTTTTG CTTAGAGAGTTGGTATGTAATGTCCTTGGTTCTCTTTGCTGGGAACTTCCAGAATGCAGAAGCCTCTGTTGATGCATTATCCGTGTG TATCAACATATTAGGATGGGCGTGCATGGTTTCTTTAGGACTCAATGTAGCCGTAAG TGTGAGGGTGTCAAATGAACTCGGATACAGAAGACCAAAAACTGCACGGCTATCAGTGATTGTCGTCACCTTGAATTCATTACTAATAGGAGCCCTCTTTACAACACTTCTTCTAGTATACAAAAAGCAATACCCGGCGTATTTTACAAACAGTAATGAAGTAATGCAGCTTGTGGAAGAGCTCACGTTGTTGCTTGGAGCCAGTATAGTCATCTACAATACCGTATCTGTCCTTTCTG GGGTGGCAATTGGAGCAGGGTGGCAGTCTGCGGTCGCTTTTATGAACATTGGGTCATATATATGTGTTGGCATACCATTGAGCCTTTTGCTAGGGTTTAAATTCGATATGGGTGTCAAG GGAATATGGTACGGATTGGTTTCTGGAGCAAGCGTGCAATGTTTCCTGTTGTTTTTGATGGTCTTTCGTACGAATTGGAATGAAGAG GCAAACATTGCTGAAGACAGGATACAGAGATGGGGAGGCGAAACCAGAGTGAAAGAGATTGATGAAGAAGGAAAAGCCACTAAGTGGTAG
- the LOC122610938 gene encoding uncharacterized protein LOC122610938: MNPHSLIIHHADQPQQPPSITQILSLPILLTDKIHHAVNDAKSFKQECNQISNHVDQLSHLLRSVIRFNDSTAYLYDRPVRRIYTDLTTTLNRALSLVRKCRRRSIFRRFVSIVSAADFRKVTNLLDASTGDMKWLLNIFDGAAGDSDGGGGGVVLTLPPVANNDPILAWIWSYILSLYLSSLDVKMEAARELAVLARDSERNKTVIVEEGGISPLLKLLHIDNSSSSGAQVAGAVALFNLANDRYRARLIFNEHGVIIVVNVFRNSGILVQIEVAKLIARMAEFDTVCQEAFAREDVVGVVVMLLAFDDEDDYSKCGKYLRRSMGSLDDIYHQMDTSIKSYGNRRAASSSIWLRHKKESKTETPEMILELKTNCSRALWMLAKGNVANCRKITETKGLLCLAKLIEKEKGELQINCLMTVLEITDAAECHPEFRRAAFKTSSPAAKAIAEQLVKQVHESDTHVIVIPAVRAIGHLARTFPARQTDQVIRPLVKQLSHENPDVATESVIALGKFTCPDNFLCAEHSKTVVDFEGVQPVMRLLRGSDRTQYHALALLCYIAMHAGNCQPVQQARLLTSLEGADKSAACQRPELRELVTKAIYHLKMSSAGLIRPQNMSYSR; this comes from the coding sequence ATGAATCCACATTCACTCATCATTCATCACGCCGACCAACCCCAACAACCACCATCAATCACCCAAATCCTCTCCCTCCCTATCCTTCTAACTGACAAAATCCATCACGCCGTCAACGACGCTAAATCCTTCAAACAAGAATGCAACCAGATCAGTAATCACGTCGACCAGTTATCTCATCTTCTCCGGTCCGTCATCCGGTTCAATGACTCCACCGCTTATTTATACGACCGTCCGGTTCGCCGAATTTACACAGACCTCACCACAACTCTTAACCGTGCTCTGTCTCTGGTCCGCAAATGCCGCCGCCGCTCCATCTTCCGACGATTTGTCAGCATTGTCAGCGCCGCCGATTTCCGTAAAGTAACCAACCTACTTGACGCTTCCACCGGCGACATGAAATGGCTTCTCAACATATTTGACGGCGCCGCCGGAGATTCcgacggcggcggcggcggtgttGTTTTAACCTTGCCCCCTGTTGCTAACAATGATCCTATATTGGCATGGATATGGTCTTATATATTGTCGTTATATTTATCTAGTTTAGATGTGAAAATGGAAGCCGCACGTGAGTTGGCTGTATTGGCACGTGATAGCGAGAGGAATAAAACGGTTATTGTTGAAGAAGGTGGGATTTCCCCACTTTTAAAGCTTTTACATATTGACAATTCTAGTTCCTCTGGCGCACAAGTTGCGGGTGCTGTTGCGCTTTTTAACTTGGCTAATGATCGGTATCGAGCGAGATTGATTTTTAATGAACACGGTGTGATTATTGTCGTAAACGTATTTCGTAATTCGGGGATATTAGTTCAAATCGAAGTTGCTAAACTGATAGCCAGAATGGCGGAATTCGACACCGTTTGTCAAGAGGCGTTTGCTAGAGAGGATGTGGTTGGAGTAGTTGTTATGTTGTTGGCGTTTGATGACGAAGACGATTATAGTAAATGTGGCAAGTATTTGAGGAGAAGTATGGGTTCGCTTGACGATATTTATCACCAGATGGATACTAGTATTAAAAGTTATGGTAACAGGAGGGCTGCGTCGTCGTCGATATGGTTAAGGCATAAGAAAGAGAGTAAGACCGAGACACCAGAGATGATACTGGAGTTGAAGACTAATTGTTCGAGAGCGTTATGGATGCTTGCTAAAGGAAACGTAGCGAATTGTAGGAAGATCACAGAGACCAAGGGTTTGCTTTGTTTGGCTAAGcttattgaaaaagaaaaaggggaatTGCAGATTAATTGTTTGATGACGGTATTGGAAATCACGGATGCTGCTGAATGTCATCCTGAATTTAGAAGAGCCGCGTTTAAGACTAGCTCACCGGCTGCAAAGGCAATAGCGGAACAACTTGTTAAACAGGTTCATGAATCGGATACTCATGTGATTGTTATTCCGGCTGTTAGGGCTATAGGTCATCTGGCACGAACTTTTCCTGCTAGACAGACTGATCAGGTTATCCGTCCATTGGTTAAACAACTTAGTCATGAGAATCCGGATGTGGCTACTGAATCGGTTATTGCATTGGGGAAATTCACGTGTCCGGATAATTTCTTATGTGCGGAGCACTCAAAGACTGTAGTTGACTTTGAAGGAGTCCAACCTGTGATGAGATTGTTGAGGGGGAGTGACAGGACACAATATCATGCTCTGGCACTTCTTTGTTATATTGCAATGCATGCTGGAAACTGCCAGCCGGTTCAACAAGCAAGGCTTTTGACATCTTTAGAAGGAGCAGATAAGTCGGCTGCTTGTCAGCGTCCCGAGTTGAGAGAATTGGTGACCAAGGCGATATATCATCTTAAGATGTCAAGTGCTGGTCTGATTCGTCCGCAAAATATGTCTTATTCACGTTAA